In Sphingobacterium thalpophilum, a genomic segment contains:
- a CDS encoding PAS domain-containing sensor histidine kinase: MDKLKFGFNACTDAGNCFGNILCIKIILKINDKHQYNVFRRLAVIVNSSYDAIIGKTLEGIITSWNDAATNLFGYSTAEMIGQSILKLIPRDRHSEEDYILGRMRMGHSIKHFETVRQTKSGKLVDLSLTISPIKNDLGEIIGVSKIARDISEKKQEEKRKNTFISVASHELKTPLTTVLMSAQMMQQHATIFGEKSAQIGTKIESQVRKMMLMIADFLSITEVDEGKLQLHQTIFQLDKLMRDCINDLETNRHSIELRCDPTVHILADWPKMDQVFANLLNNAIKYSPHGGTIIIGTQIIGEKVRIYVQDEGIGIESKHQKNIFKSFYRVDNLNTSNISGFGIGLYLVAEILRKHGSQIHVQSAKDKGSIFYFDFPFTYASN, encoded by the coding sequence ATGGATAAATTGAAATTCGGTTTTAATGCGTGTACGGATGCGGGCAATTGCTTCGGTAATATCCTCTGTATCAAGATCATCCTAAAAATCAATGATAAGCATCAATATAACGTCTTCAGGAGACTTGCAGTCATTGTTAACTCATCCTATGACGCGATTATCGGAAAAACACTAGAAGGTATCATAACCAGCTGGAACGACGCTGCGACGAATCTTTTTGGCTATTCAACCGCGGAAATGATTGGTCAGTCCATCCTAAAATTAATTCCACGAGATAGGCATTCTGAAGAAGATTATATCCTGGGGCGAATGCGCATGGGACATTCCATCAAGCATTTTGAAACTGTTCGGCAGACAAAATCAGGCAAATTGGTCGATTTGTCGCTGACGATATCCCCCATAAAAAACGATCTCGGCGAGATCATTGGTGTATCAAAAATTGCACGGGATATCAGCGAAAAAAAGCAGGAAGAGAAGCGAAAAAATACGTTTATATCCGTAGCAAGCCACGAACTCAAAACACCGCTCACCACAGTCTTGATGAGTGCGCAGATGATGCAACAGCATGCAACTATATTTGGTGAAAAAAGTGCCCAGATAGGAACTAAGATCGAATCCCAAGTAAGAAAAATGATGCTCATGATTGCGGATTTTCTAAGTATAACGGAGGTAGACGAAGGAAAATTGCAACTTCACCAAACCATTTTTCAGCTTGACAAATTAATGCGGGACTGTATTAATGATTTGGAAACGAATCGGCACAGCATTGAACTGCGTTGCGATCCCACCGTTCATATTTTAGCCGACTGGCCCAAAATGGATCAGGTTTTTGCCAACTTACTTAACAATGCCATAAAATACTCTCCCCACGGCGGAACGATTATTATTGGCACGCAGATAATAGGCGAAAAAGTACGTATATATGTTCAGGATGAAGGGATTGGAATCGAGTCCAAACATCAAAAAAATATTTTTAAATCATTCTATCGGGTAGATAACCTAAATACTTCTAACATATCTGGATTTGGCATCGGCCTATATTTGGTCGCAGAAATCCTGCGAAAACATGGTTCACAGATACACGTTCAAAGCGCCAAGGATAAGGGATCTATTTTCTATTTTGATTTTCCGTTCACCTACGCTTCAAACTAA
- a CDS encoding IS1595 family transposase produces MVGNKEKELSLFDFQSQFSSDADCLAYLSALKWQDGYKCKKCGYGSFCKGIKEHDRQCNRCRYLESPTAGTLFHKVKFPLVKAFYAVYFISTNKKGIASTELGRKLGIKQKVAWLFKRKVMKAMESSGKFPLRGVVEVDETFVGGQDENSKGRKKGKKKLVVVAIEKKGNGVSRFYAKVIDKADAINLGSFMKQNIEPQAKVTTDKWTGYKPILKDFENMERVKSGKKGENFPELHRVIMTFKSWLRGMYHHVGDLQEYINEYTYRFNRSFMKGNIFDNLVYRMICHKPEQYNMIIA; encoded by the coding sequence ATGGTAGGCAATAAAGAAAAAGAGTTGAGTTTGTTCGATTTTCAGTCGCAATTTAGCAGTGATGCTGATTGTTTAGCTTATTTATCGGCTTTGAAATGGCAAGATGGTTACAAATGTAAGAAATGTGGTTACGGGAGTTTTTGCAAGGGAATAAAAGAGCATGACCGTCAGTGCAATCGCTGCCGTTATTTGGAATCTCCTACAGCAGGCACCCTATTCCATAAGGTTAAGTTTCCTTTAGTTAAAGCCTTTTACGCAGTATACTTCATAAGTACAAACAAAAAGGGTATTGCCAGTACCGAGCTTGGCAGGAAGTTAGGGATCAAGCAAAAAGTAGCATGGTTATTCAAACGCAAAGTGATGAAAGCGATGGAGAGCAGCGGTAAATTTCCTTTGCGTGGAGTTGTGGAAGTTGACGAAACATTTGTTGGCGGTCAGGATGAAAATTCCAAAGGACGTAAAAAAGGAAAAAAGAAGCTTGTGGTGGTTGCTATAGAAAAGAAAGGCAACGGAGTTTCGCGCTTTTACGCCAAGGTGATAGACAAAGCCGATGCGATCAACTTAGGTAGCTTCATGAAGCAAAACATAGAGCCACAGGCTAAGGTGACCACCGACAAATGGACAGGTTATAAGCCGATATTGAAAGATTTCGAAAATATGGAGCGTGTCAAATCTGGTAAGAAAGGTGAGAACTTCCCAGAACTACACAGGGTTATCATGACCTTTAAAAGCTGGTTGAGAGGAATGTACCATCACGTTGGAGATCTACAGGAATATATTAATGAATATACCTATCGATTCAACAGAAGTTTTATGAAAGGGAATATTTTTGACAACCTAGTATATCGGATGATCTGCCATAAACCAGAACAATATAATATGATTATTGCTTAA
- a CDS encoding inorganic diphosphatase, which translates to MKYIFCTVETHKNSNAKYNYEPKCGGFVLAKYLPLGSVFPYDFGFIPGTVGEDGDPLDIIVISEQGTFPGCILKCRIIGAIKAIQQNKDGDTVENDRFLVVPEASAVFGHIHRVAQLPETVLDELQQFFINYNKQEGKNFQPLKILSAKDACKAIEKAKSNSQPIKKIELFLPLYDASGTPFSAQLFQDISKQLIKDFGGITAYTRAPAIGIWIDPKKQPIKDENVVYEIMVAEIDHAYWKQFKKKLELQFAQKELVIRQSEVGLL; encoded by the coding sequence ATGAAATACATATTCTGCACGGTTGAAACACACAAAAATTCAAATGCTAAATACAACTATGAGCCAAAATGTGGCGGATTTGTTCTAGCAAAATACCTTCCTTTGGGCTCAGTTTTTCCCTATGATTTCGGTTTTATCCCGGGCACGGTAGGAGAGGATGGTGACCCTTTGGATATTATCGTTATTTCGGAACAAGGGACGTTTCCTGGCTGTATATTGAAATGCAGAATAATTGGTGCAATAAAGGCGATACAGCAAAATAAAGATGGCGACACTGTAGAAAATGACCGGTTTTTGGTTGTGCCAGAGGCTTCAGCCGTCTTTGGTCACATTCATCGTGTCGCCCAATTGCCTGAAACCGTGCTCGATGAACTGCAACAGTTCTTCATAAATTATAATAAACAGGAAGGCAAAAATTTCCAGCCTTTGAAAATTCTAAGTGCTAAAGATGCATGTAAGGCAATAGAAAAAGCAAAAAGTAACAGTCAGCCCATCAAAAAAATTGAACTTTTTCTTCCACTCTACGATGCGTCGGGAACACCCTTCTCCGCTCAACTATTTCAGGATATTAGTAAGCAGCTCATTAAAGACTTTGGCGGGATAACAGCTTATACGCGTGCCCCTGCCATTGGTATATGGATCGATCCTAAAAAACAGCCAATTAAAGACGAGAATGTGGTTTATGAAATCATGGTTGCTGAAATCGACCATGCCTACTGGAAACAATTCAAGAAAAAACTTGAATTACAATTTGCCCAGAAAGAGTTAGTTATTAGACAAAGTGAGGTCGGGCTGCTCTAG
- a CDS encoding DinB family protein produces MSTILIKDIIQQLKDVERADLWIDENFEKKLATVSESSVYERPIPEMHSVAELMSHLIEWRKQVLSRLKGNPRGLEMNEARNWRTNDELKTTGWKKLLEDFWDSQRHVIHFLNGKDDSFLEQPYKHANPDFPHNLKYLLTGLIHHYFYHLGQLGITIKFLKLKNT; encoded by the coding sequence ATGAGCACTATTCTGATAAAAGATATCATTCAGCAATTAAAGGATGTGGAGCGCGCCGATCTATGGATCGATGAAAATTTTGAAAAAAAATTAGCTACGGTGAGCGAATCATCTGTTTATGAGCGTCCTATCCCAGAAATGCACAGTGTAGCGGAACTGATGTCGCATCTCATTGAATGGCGTAAGCAGGTTCTAAGCCGTTTGAAGGGAAATCCACGGGGACTCGAAATGAACGAAGCTAGGAATTGGCGAACGAATGACGAACTGAAGACAACAGGCTGGAAAAAGCTGTTGGAAGATTTCTGGGATAGTCAGCGACACGTTATTCACTTTCTCAACGGCAAAGACGATTCCTTCCTCGAACAACCCTATAAACATGCGAATCCTGATTTCCCGCATAACCTCAAATACCTCCTGACAGGCCTTATCCATCACTATTTTTACCACCTGGGTCAACTGGGTATCACTATTAAATTTTTGAAGCTAAAAAACACGTGA
- a CDS encoding DUF4142 domain-containing protein yields MKRIFLTLAIAFSIVAVQSCGNANNDSKKTADSINETKAPENIDDNNTATTPVAVSEDDAKFVTEAANGGMAEVELGKLAKEKGQHLDVKAFGEMMVKDHSKANDELATLAQAKNITLPATLGTDEQNLKDELSKKSPGDFDKSYIEDMVKDHEKDIKLFEDASKNLKDTELKAFVDKTLPTLRNHLDHAKSVKDKLK; encoded by the coding sequence ATGAAAAGAATATTTTTGACCTTAGCAATTGCATTTTCTATTGTTGCTGTCCAAAGTTGCGGCAATGCAAATAACGACAGCAAAAAAACAGCAGACAGTATCAACGAAACAAAAGCACCAGAAAACATAGACGATAATAATACGGCAACGACGCCTGTTGCTGTCAGTGAAGACGATGCAAAATTCGTTACTGAAGCAGCGAACGGTGGCATGGCTGAGGTAGAACTTGGAAAACTGGCAAAGGAAAAAGGCCAGCATCTTGATGTAAAAGCCTTCGGCGAAATGATGGTTAAAGATCATTCCAAAGCAAATGATGAACTTGCAACACTTGCACAAGCAAAAAATATCACGCTACCAGCCACCTTGGGTACAGATGAGCAAAATTTGAAGGATGAATTGTCCAAAAAATCGCCCGGAGACTTCGATAAATCGTATATCGAAGATATGGTTAAAGACCATGAAAAGGATATCAAGCTGTTTGAGGACGCTAGTAAAAATCTTAAAGATACCGAGCTGAAAGCGTTTGTAGATAAAACTCTACCAACACTTAGAAACCACTTAGATCATGCTAAAAGTGTAAAAGATAAGTTGAAATAA
- a CDS encoding alpha/beta hydrolase, with the protein MNTRITTNTIFKSLLYIIMMITVMQSYAQIKPSAQGLVHLKDSKVYYEVYGTGKPIVLLHGAFMTISTNWSQLIPELSKNRKVIAIELQGHGHSPYSDRKFDHAILAADVAKVMDYLKIEHAAVLGYSFGGAVAYQFAIQYPKRLDELVIISATYKSKGWMPEINKAFQKMKPALFENSPMQQAYEAVAPDKTKWTKFLEQMISLAQQPFDLGDANIAKISSPVLLIAGDNDGLDEIELVKTYQLLGGAVVGDFGQMPKSQLAIIPGQSHVSLIGQTGSILGYLNSFLK; encoded by the coding sequence ATGAACACACGTATCACAACCAATACTATTTTTAAATCATTACTTTATATCATTATGATGATTACTGTTATGCAATCTTATGCCCAAATTAAACCCTCGGCTCAAGGTTTAGTACACCTCAAGGACAGCAAGGTATATTATGAAGTTTATGGTACTGGAAAACCGATTGTATTATTACACGGCGCTTTTATGACCATCAGCACAAACTGGAGTCAGCTCATACCCGAACTGTCAAAAAACAGGAAAGTCATCGCCATTGAGTTGCAGGGCCATGGCCATTCACCCTATTCTGATAGAAAATTTGACCACGCCATACTTGCAGCTGATGTTGCCAAAGTGATGGATTATCTGAAAATTGAACATGCTGCAGTGCTTGGCTACAGCTTTGGAGGGGCAGTAGCCTACCAATTTGCCATTCAGTATCCGAAGCGCTTAGATGAATTAGTCATTATTTCTGCTACCTATAAAAGTAAGGGATGGATGCCGGAAATTAACAAAGCCTTCCAGAAAATGAAACCAGCACTATTTGAAAATAGTCCGATGCAGCAAGCCTATGAAGCCGTTGCTCCCGACAAAACAAAGTGGACAAAATTTTTAGAACAGATGATCTCTTTGGCACAGCAACCATTTGATCTGGGAGACGCAAATATTGCCAAAATATCTTCACCTGTACTCTTGATTGCTGGAGACAACGACGGTCTAGACGAGATCGAGCTGGTAAAAACATATCAATTATTGGGCGGTGCAGTAGTTGGTGACTTTGGACAAATGCCGAAATCCCAATTAGCTATTATCCCAGGACAAAGCCACGTCAGCCTGATAGGCCAAACTGGTAGCATTTTAGGTTATCTGAATAGTTTTTTAAAATAA
- a CDS encoding DNA-3-methyladenine glycosylase produces the protein MVKLPQSYYTNTNTIFLAEDLLGKVLYTQKDGLVTAGRIVETEAYFGIMDKASHAFNGKRTSRTEPMYKEGGVAYVYLCYGIHHLLNIVTSGADDPQCVLIRGIEPLVGIDVMALRRPVRPEKPSFSNGPGSTAKALGIDASFNGVLLTGDSIWIEDQGIKYSSAQIGKAARIGIAYAQEQAVLPLRFFVKDSRYARNG, from the coding sequence ATGGTTAAACTACCTCAATCTTATTACACTAATACAAATACCATATTCCTGGCGGAAGATCTGTTAGGAAAAGTTCTCTATACGCAAAAAGATGGCCTGGTAACAGCGGGTAGAATTGTCGAGACCGAAGCTTACTTTGGCATTATGGATAAAGCATCCCATGCATTTAACGGAAAGAGAACATCGAGAACCGAGCCGATGTACAAGGAAGGTGGCGTCGCCTATGTATACCTCTGTTATGGTATTCACCATCTGTTGAATATTGTGACTTCTGGAGCAGACGATCCCCAATGCGTTCTAATTAGAGGGATTGAACCGTTGGTTGGCATTGACGTAATGGCATTGCGGAGACCTGTGCGGCCCGAAAAACCCTCTTTCTCCAACGGACCGGGATCTACGGCTAAAGCTTTGGGAATTGACGCCTCATTTAATGGCGTATTATTGACCGGTGATAGCATATGGATTGAAGATCAGGGAATAAAATACAGTTCAGCACAAATCGGAAAAGCAGCACGAATCGGTATCGCTTATGCTCAGGAGCAAGCAGTCCTACCCCTGCGTTTTTTTGTAAAGGACAGTAGATACGCCAGGAACGGATAA
- a CDS encoding DEAD/DEAH box helicase family protein, with the protein MTEYPKAIKFKYPWRKYQLRVLDELQEHLKDGHLHVVAPPGSGKTVLGLEVAIRINKPTLILAPTRAIRNQWIQRFCELFLQSDTVPDWISRDIRNPKFITVATYQGMHAACSDQDPKGADSNLDFILKGLKSQKIGTIVVDEAHHLKNEWWHTLINIKKKLNPTIVGLTATPPYDVSPTEWQRYMDLNGPIDAEISVPELVIEGDLCPHQDYIYFTNPSERERQFIADYRDSMLKLFKELGTDEIVLQGIQNHPIWLNPMDDLDWVYNNLKYYSACLIFLHANQIPIPELHMEIIGGKDFKIPHLDYEWLEILLEFYLHQEKVHFNAFAEHRSALENKLQRHGAMERKQVNFSQNSRVRQYLTSSISKMDAITAIVDFEYEKLGKDLRLVVLSDFIRKEFYVNTDHNTLELNKIGVIPIFEKLRRENKNNKKIAVLTGSMIIIPASAYSAFQTTAARYGIFDSSTSPVPFDANYLLINQTVGLKHDIVHIVTQLFQVGEIEVLLGTKSLLGEGWDTPAINALILASFVGSFVLSNQMRGRAIRAQQGNKDKTANIWHLVCADSTSATGGDDLKLLKRRFKSFVGVSLRQEPEIENGIGRFDLPENINNVGEISRKNAEMLLFAANRVNLRQRWNDALTKGVNLVEEIKIPFAEEQDYQRVKSLYLNKTIRNVLATVGAAWLSFGLDNVQGFFRALKNMQSLKDFYIYIASLSAVGMLLFGRNTIKSLRLYLKYRDISKDLNQVSSALLNSLLKAHIIRADQNEVRVETQVDRSGAVYCHLEGGTTFDKSIFINALQEIIAPINNPRYVIVRKNKFAFFVKQEDYHAVPELLARKKEFAEYFSNQWEAHVGNCELIFTRTIAGRKLILKARVKSLAAQLDEKVLQVSKWR; encoded by the coding sequence TTGACTGAGTACCCTAAAGCAATTAAATTCAAATATCCATGGCGTAAGTACCAATTACGGGTACTTGACGAATTACAGGAGCATCTTAAAGATGGTCATTTACATGTCGTGGCGCCTCCCGGCTCAGGTAAGACGGTCCTGGGGCTTGAAGTTGCTATACGCATCAATAAACCAACGCTAATTCTCGCACCGACACGTGCAATCCGTAACCAATGGATACAACGGTTTTGTGAACTTTTTCTTCAATCGGATACCGTGCCTGACTGGATCTCCAGGGATATCCGAAATCCTAAATTTATCACTGTAGCGACTTATCAGGGAATGCATGCTGCCTGCAGTGATCAAGATCCAAAGGGAGCAGATTCAAACCTTGACTTTATCCTAAAAGGATTGAAATCCCAAAAAATTGGTACAATTGTCGTCGACGAAGCACACCATCTTAAAAATGAGTGGTGGCATACATTAATTAATATCAAGAAAAAGCTGAACCCGACGATCGTTGGCCTAACAGCGACTCCCCCTTACGATGTCTCTCCAACAGAATGGCAGCGCTATATGGACCTCAACGGCCCCATAGATGCGGAAATTTCGGTCCCCGAACTTGTCATTGAAGGTGATCTATGTCCGCATCAGGATTATATCTATTTCACCAATCCCAGCGAAAGGGAAAGACAGTTTATTGCCGATTACAGGGATAGTATGCTTAAGCTATTTAAGGAATTAGGCACGGACGAAATCGTACTTCAGGGGATCCAAAATCATCCGATATGGCTAAACCCGATGGATGATCTCGACTGGGTCTATAATAACTTGAAATATTACTCGGCATGCTTAATTTTTCTCCATGCCAACCAAATCCCAATTCCCGAGCTCCATATGGAAATCATCGGTGGCAAAGATTTTAAAATACCTCACCTGGATTATGAATGGCTCGAAATTCTACTTGAATTTTACCTACATCAGGAAAAAGTGCATTTCAATGCATTTGCAGAACATCGAAGCGCGCTGGAAAATAAATTACAACGACACGGTGCCATGGAAAGAAAACAGGTAAACTTTTCCCAAAATAGCCGTGTCCGACAATATTTAACATCCAGTATCAGTAAAATGGACGCTATTACCGCGATTGTGGATTTTGAATATGAAAAATTGGGGAAAGACCTGCGGCTGGTCGTCCTCTCGGATTTCATCCGAAAAGAATTCTATGTAAACACCGACCACAATACGCTTGAATTGAACAAAATAGGTGTCATCCCTATTTTCGAAAAATTAAGACGGGAAAATAAGAATAATAAGAAAATCGCTGTGCTTACAGGATCCATGATCATTATTCCGGCCAGTGCTTACTCAGCATTTCAAACTACTGCTGCTAGATATGGTATATTTGACAGCTCTACGAGCCCTGTTCCTTTTGATGCAAATTACCTTTTAATAAACCAGACGGTGGGTCTTAAACACGATATTGTTCACATTGTCACACAGCTATTCCAGGTTGGAGAAATTGAAGTCCTACTGGGGACCAAATCATTGCTAGGTGAAGGCTGGGATACTCCGGCAATCAATGCGTTGATTTTAGCGAGTTTTGTCGGCTCATTTGTACTTTCCAATCAGATGCGCGGTCGGGCTATTAGAGCGCAACAGGGCAATAAGGATAAAACGGCAAATATCTGGCATTTGGTATGTGCTGACTCTACCTCGGCAACGGGTGGTGATGACCTTAAATTACTAAAACGACGGTTCAAAAGTTTTGTCGGCGTCTCGCTGCGACAAGAACCTGAAATTGAAAATGGTATAGGCCGTTTTGATCTACCTGAAAACATAAACAACGTTGGGGAAATTTCACGGAAAAATGCGGAAATGCTACTATTTGCCGCCAATCGGGTAAACCTCAGGCAGCGGTGGAATGATGCGCTTACCAAAGGAGTGAATCTCGTCGAGGAGATCAAGATACCTTTTGCGGAAGAACAAGATTATCAACGGGTAAAATCGTTGTATCTCAACAAAACAATTAGAAATGTACTGGCGACAGTGGGCGCTGCCTGGCTAAGTTTTGGACTTGACAACGTTCAAGGATTTTTTAGGGCATTAAAAAATATGCAAAGCCTAAAAGATTTTTATATTTACATCGCCAGCTTGAGTGCAGTAGGAATGCTGCTTTTCGGAAGAAATACGATCAAGTCACTCAGACTATATTTGAAATATCGCGATATTTCCAAAGATCTGAACCAAGTGAGTTCTGCGCTCTTAAATAGCTTGTTAAAAGCACATATCATACGGGCTGATCAAAACGAAGTGCGCGTGGAAACGCAAGTTGACCGCTCCGGTGCCGTTTATTGCCATTTAGAAGGGGGTACAACATTCGACAAATCCATATTTATCAATGCATTACAAGAGATTATTGCACCGATCAATAATCCGCGTTATGTGATTGTCAGGAAGAATAAATTTGCTTTTTTTGTCAAGCAGGAAGATTATCATGCTGTTCCGGAACTGCTGGCACGCAAAAAAGAATTCGCCGAATATTTTAGCAATCAGTGGGAAGCACATGTAGGGAATTGTGAATTAATTTTTACCCGAACAATTGCTGGTAGAAAATTGATCTTAAAAGCGCGGGTGAAATCATTGGCTGCGCAGCTGGATGAAAAAGTACTGCAGGTAAGCAAGTGGCGGTGA
- a CDS encoding glutathione peroxidase — protein sequence MLFIILFIVAVVAAGVAYYLFTNGNVKVDMALKSATLYDFKVKGLDGSSIDFAQFKGKKILVVNTASKCGFTPQYEGLERLYKRFSDKLVIVGFPSNDFLDQEPGKDAEIAAFCQRNYGVTFPMAAKIDVKGKRQAPIYQWLTNRSLNGVESSAVLWNFQKYLIDENGRLIKHFPPKTDPEDPAIVALID from the coding sequence ATGCTCTTTATAATTTTATTCATCGTGGCGGTAGTCGCCGCAGGTGTAGCCTATTATTTATTCACCAATGGTAATGTTAAAGTAGATATGGCCTTGAAGTCAGCTACGCTATATGATTTTAAAGTGAAGGGGTTGGATGGCTCGTCCATCGATTTTGCGCAGTTTAAAGGTAAAAAGATACTTGTTGTAAACACCGCTTCTAAATGTGGATTTACACCACAGTACGAGGGACTCGAACGCTTGTATAAAAGATTTAGTGATAAGTTGGTCATTGTAGGTTTTCCATCAAATGATTTTTTAGACCAAGAACCTGGTAAAGATGCCGAAATAGCTGCTTTTTGTCAACGGAATTACGGCGTAACTTTTCCGATGGCAGCAAAGATTGATGTTAAAGGAAAGCGGCAAGCGCCTATTTATCAGTGGTTAACAAATAGAAGCTTGAACGGCGTAGAAAGTTCTGCTGTCCTGTGGAATTTTCAGAAATATCTGATCGATGAAAACGGCAGGCTTATCAAGCATTTTCCTCCAAAAACAGATCCCGAAGATCCAGCAATTGTAGCGTTGATCGATTAG
- a CDS encoding glycoside hydrolase family 71/99-like protein, with product MSIKKQTKLCMVFLLATLLASCSKSEKMMEQPLPKEEAKKANGNNAVSATGDVVGQITVGYQGWFSCAGDNSPMGTHWWHWTEAWQQTPSQGNSHIPSWPDNSEYQKKYNSNLPALGNGSPASLFSSFDDQTVNVQVKWMKDYGIHTAALQRFNPTGIEGPIRNAITAKVKTAAEQHGVKFYIMYDVSAWVNMQAEIKNDWLNLMKQYTQSPAYAKQNGKPVVGIWGFGFNDNNHPWSATVCLDVIQWFRDQGCYVMGGTPTHWRLAQAGGDSRQGYIDVYKAFDMLSPWMVGRIGTIADVDHYAQHIQNADLQFCNLNNIDYQPCVLPGSLQEGQRKHGDFMWRQFYNLTSLGVKSMYVSMFDEYNESNQIAKTAATQQDVPVGLGIKSMDEDGTACSSDYYLRITMDGGKMLKGQIPLNPNRPTSPQ from the coding sequence ATGAGTATTAAAAAGCAAACAAAATTATGTATGGTCTTCTTGTTGGCAACTTTGCTGGCGTCCTGTTCGAAGAGCGAAAAGATGATGGAACAACCGCTCCCGAAAGAGGAGGCCAAAAAGGCAAATGGCAATAATGCAGTTTCCGCGACAGGCGATGTTGTTGGCCAGATTACTGTGGGATACCAGGGCTGGTTTTCCTGCGCTGGCGACAATTCTCCCATGGGAACACATTGGTGGCACTGGACTGAGGCCTGGCAACAGACGCCGTCCCAGGGTAATTCCCATATTCCTTCTTGGCCCGACAACAGTGAATACCAAAAAAAATACAACAGCAATTTACCGGCGTTGGGCAATGGTTCACCTGCGTCTTTGTTTTCTTCATTTGACGATCAGACAGTCAATGTCCAGGTTAAATGGATGAAAGATTATGGTATCCACACGGCGGCATTGCAGCGATTTAATCCCACAGGGATAGAAGGTCCCATTCGTAACGCCATTACGGCTAAAGTTAAAACTGCCGCCGAGCAACACGGTGTCAAATTTTATATCATGTATGATGTGTCGGCCTGGGTTAATATGCAGGCTGAGATAAAAAATGATTGGCTAAATCTAATGAAACAATATACCCAGTCTCCAGCCTATGCCAAACAGAACGGCAAGCCTGTGGTCGGTATTTGGGGATTTGGTTTTAATGACAACAACCACCCCTGGTCGGCGACCGTCTGTCTGGATGTGATCCAGTGGTTTCGCGACCAAGGCTGTTATGTCATGGGCGGCACGCCAACACATTGGAGGCTGGCACAAGCAGGGGGAGATTCGAGGCAGGGCTACATCGACGTTTACAAAGCATTTGATATGTTGTCGCCTTGGATGGTAGGACGTATCGGAACCATTGCAGACGTGGATCATTATGCACAGCATATCCAAAATGCTGATCTACAGTTTTGTAATTTAAATAATATAGACTATCAGCCCTGTGTATTGCCGGGCTCACTGCAGGAGGGGCAAAGAAAACATGGTGATTTTATGTGGCGACAATTCTATAATCTGACTTCGCTCGGTGTCAAGAGTATGTATGTGTCTATGTTTGATGAGTACAACGAATCCAATCAGATCGCGAAGACTGCTGCAACCCAACAGGATGTTCCGGTTGGGCTGGGGATTAAATCCATGGATGAAGATGGGACTGCTTGTTCTTCGGATTACTATCTCCGGATCACAATGGACGGTGGAAAGATGCTAAAGGGACAGATACCGCTGAACCCAAATAGACCAACCTCCCCACAATAA